A window of the Alnus glutinosa chromosome 4, dhAlnGlut1.1, whole genome shotgun sequence genome harbors these coding sequences:
- the LOC133867337 gene encoding uncharacterized protein LOC133867337 codes for MVMNTRSGSQTNRQPVAPQEPAIQNNLQPPPNPPPGGGDQDRIAALEAQIEDLNAELLRMRTRQPNPEMNRDEREEEDHNSNINPRREDDRQGDLSRIIAELERRCTYMEMERKDKGRSVMVDKLLMGTDSPFTRRVADYQLPDKFKVPQILSYAGDRDPLDHLENFKAHLDLHGTPDEVACRAFPLTLSGNARDWFRKLPPNSVDQFKELSKIFLTEFLAFRTRKKPSGYLLSLHQQGNESLKEFMARFNREKATVEDPTEDMIFAAIYQGISPEEPLMKKLIRKQPSTLQGLMDKVEEFINQEETLKSMASSRLPRETAPEKKRKELKKADWEEQRQVKKFKDYNFTPLNAEISEVLMEIKRDPAFREPQKIPGLSAPRSTATGLLSPRPSSARRKASRECSPR; via the exons atggtgatgaacacacgttccggaagccagaccaatcgacagcccgtggccccacaggaaccggctattcagaataatttgcagcctccaccgaaccctcccccggggggtggagatcaagatcgcatagcagcgttggaagcccagattgaagacttaaatgcagaattgttacgcatgaggacgagacagcccaatcccgagatgaacagggatgagcgtgaggaagaagatcacaatagcaacattaatcctcggagggaggatgaccgccaaggagatctgagcagaattattgccgagctggagagaaggtgcacgtacatggagatggaaagaaaggacaaaggcagatccgtaatggtggacaagctcctaatgggtacagactcacccttcaccagacgggtggcagactatcagcttcccgataagtttaaggtaccccaaattctaagttatgcaggagacagagatcccttggatcacctagagaatttcaaagctcatctagaccttcacgggacacccgatgaagtagcatgtcgggccttccctcttactctttcggggaatgcccgagactggttcaggaagctgcccccgaattccgttgatcagttcaaggaattgtccaagatattcctaacggagttcttggctttccggacaaggaagaagccttcgggatatttgctatcattgcaccagcaaggcaatgagagtcttaaggagtttatggctcggttcaaccgagagaaggctacggtcgaagatccgaccgaggatatgatttttgctgccatttatcagggaatttcacccgaggagcctttgatgaagaagttgatccggaagcaaccgagtaccttgcagggcctcatggataaggtagaagaattcatcaatcaggaagagacgctgaagtctatggccagttctagactacctcgagagacagccccagaaaagaaaaggaaagaactcaagaaagctgattgggaagagcagagacaggtaaagaagttcaaagattacaactttacacctctcaatgccgagatatcagaagtcctcatggagatcaagagagatccggcgtttcgggaaccgcaaaagataccag gactatcagccccgagatcaacagccacgggattactatccccgagaccgtcctcagctagacgaaaggcatcaagagaatgctccccgagatga